One window of the Klebsiella oxytoca genome contains the following:
- the hdfR gene encoding HTH-type transcriptional regulator HdfR, producing the protein MDTELLKTFLEVSRTRHFGRAAEALYLTQSAVSFRIRQLENQLGVNLFTRHRNNIRLTSAGEKLLPYAETLMNTWQAARKEVANASRHNEFSIGASASLWECLLNEWLGKLYTEPYNLQFEARISQRQSLVKQLHERQLDLLITTESPKMDELSSQLLGNFMLALYCASPAKNTNELNYLRLEWGPDFQQNEAGLIGNDDIPLLTTSSAELAYRQLSALKGCTWLPVLWAQGKQNLHTVTDSATLSRPLYAIWLQNSDKQAQIREILKNNILG; encoded by the coding sequence GTGGATACGGAATTGCTGAAGACTTTCCTTGAGGTGAGCAGAACTCGCCACTTTGGCCGAGCCGCAGAGGCGCTTTATCTGACCCAGTCAGCAGTTAGCTTTCGTATTCGTCAGCTGGAGAACCAGCTGGGGGTGAATCTTTTTACCCGCCATCGTAATAATATCCGTCTGACTTCAGCCGGAGAGAAACTACTGCCCTATGCCGAAACGCTGATGAATACCTGGCAAGCTGCGCGCAAGGAGGTTGCGAATGCTTCCCGGCATAACGAATTTTCGATCGGGGCCAGCGCTTCACTATGGGAATGCCTGCTAAACGAATGGCTAGGGAAGCTCTATACAGAACCCTATAATCTTCAGTTTGAGGCGCGGATCTCACAGAGGCAATCGCTGGTCAAGCAGCTGCACGAACGTCAGCTTGATCTACTGATCACGACAGAATCGCCGAAGATGGATGAATTAAGCAGCCAGTTACTGGGTAATTTTATGCTAGCGCTTTACTGTGCATCACCGGCTAAAAACACAAATGAATTGAATTATTTGCGCCTGGAATGGGGGCCTGATTTCCAACAAAATGAAGCTGGATTGATCGGAAATGACGATATTCCTCTGCTAACAACCAGTTCTGCCGAATTAGCATATCGACAGCTAAGCGCGCTTAAGGGCTGTACATGGTTACCTGTACTTTGGGCTCAGGGGAAACAGAACCTGCATACGGTGACTGACAGCGCAACGCTTTCAAGGCCTCTCTATGCGATTTGGCTACAAAACAGCGATAAACAAGCGCAGATTCGTGAGATCCTGAAGAATAATATATTGGGATAA
- a CDS encoding DUF413 domain-containing protein, translated as MAESFTTTNRFFDNKNYPRGFSRHGDFTIKEAQLLERHGYAFNELELGKREPVTDDEKQFVSVCRGEREPATEAERVWIKYMARIKRPKRFHTLSGGKPQVEGTEDYTESDD; from the coding sequence ATGGCGGAAAGCTTTACGACAACTAATCGTTTTTTCGACAATAAAAATTATCCGCGCGGGTTTTCCCGTCATGGAGATTTCACCATCAAAGAGGCGCAACTGCTGGAACGTCATGGTTATGCCTTTAATGAACTCGAACTAGGTAAACGCGAACCTGTCACCGACGATGAAAAACAGTTTGTATCGGTATGCCGTGGTGAACGTGAGCCTGCAACGGAAGCAGAACGCGTCTGGATTAAGTATATGGCTCGTATTAAGCGTCCGAAGCGCTTCCATACGCTTTCCGGCGGTAAGCCGCAGGTGGAAGGTACGGAAGATTACACAGAAAGCGATGATTAA
- a CDS encoding YifB family Mg chelatase-like AAA ATPase produces the protein MSLAIVYTRAALGIGAPLVTIEVHISNGLPGLTMVGLPETTVREARDRVRSAIINSGYAYPAKKITINLAPADLPKEGGRYDLPIAIALLVASEQLNAARLNQYEFVGELALTGALRGVPGAISSAMEAIKAGRKIIVADENAMEVGLIDGKECLIAGHLQEVCAFLEGKNHLDHPPPEGVYSDESQADLRDVIGQRQGKRALEIIAAGGHNLLMIGPPGTGKTMLASRLPGLLPPLSNQEALESAAILSLLNSSQATKNWRRRPFRAPHHSASLTAMVGGGAIPAPGEISLAHNGVLFLDELPEFERRVLDALREPIESGVIHISRTRAKIDYPARFQLIAAMNPSPTGHYQGRHNRTSPEQTLRYLGRLSGPFLDRFDLSLEIPLPPPGVLSQGTNEEESSACIRQRVLAAREKQLSRQSKLNAHLGNDEMKIWCQLREDDAIWLEETLTQLGLSIRAWQRLLKVSRTIADIEGVDRIQRHHLQEALGYRAIDRMLSHLQKMMA, from the coding sequence ATGTCACTCGCCATCGTTTATACCCGCGCCGCTCTCGGGATCGGCGCTCCGCTTGTCACGATTGAGGTTCATATCAGTAACGGACTCCCTGGCCTGACAATGGTGGGGCTTCCTGAAACAACGGTTCGAGAAGCTCGTGACCGGGTACGAAGTGCGATTATCAACAGCGGCTACGCTTATCCGGCGAAAAAAATCACTATCAATCTGGCGCCAGCCGATCTGCCAAAAGAAGGCGGAAGATATGATTTACCTATCGCTATCGCGCTTCTGGTGGCGTCAGAACAGCTAAATGCAGCCAGGCTGAATCAATATGAGTTTGTCGGTGAATTGGCGCTTACAGGTGCTTTACGCGGCGTTCCTGGTGCCATTTCCAGCGCGATGGAGGCTATAAAGGCAGGTCGAAAAATTATTGTCGCGGATGAGAACGCTATGGAAGTGGGCTTGATCGACGGTAAAGAGTGTCTTATCGCAGGGCACCTGCAGGAGGTATGTGCTTTTCTCGAAGGAAAAAACCATCTCGATCATCCCCCACCAGAGGGGGTGTATTCGGATGAGTCACAGGCTGACTTGCGTGATGTGATTGGCCAGCGGCAGGGGAAGCGAGCGCTGGAGATTATTGCTGCCGGTGGACATAATTTGCTCATGATAGGCCCGCCCGGCACGGGCAAAACGATGCTCGCCAGTCGTCTACCGGGACTTCTACCACCGTTAAGCAACCAGGAGGCTCTGGAAAGCGCGGCGATACTTAGTCTGCTCAATTCCAGCCAGGCAACAAAAAATTGGCGTCGCAGGCCGTTCCGCGCTCCGCACCATAGCGCTTCCCTGACGGCCATGGTGGGTGGCGGCGCAATCCCGGCTCCTGGAGAGATCTCCCTTGCCCATAATGGTGTCCTGTTCCTTGATGAGCTGCCTGAATTCGAACGCAGGGTACTGGATGCGTTACGAGAACCGATTGAATCTGGAGTCATTCACATCTCTCGTACGCGTGCCAAAATCGATTATCCAGCCCGTTTTCAGCTTATTGCAGCAATGAATCCCAGCCCGACGGGGCATTATCAGGGCCGGCACAATCGCACATCCCCAGAACAGACGCTACGTTATCTGGGTCGTTTATCTGGCCCATTTCTTGACCGATTCGATCTGTCTCTGGAGATTCCACTCCCACCGCCGGGAGTGCTAAGCCAGGGAACAAACGAAGAAGAGAGCAGCGCCTGCATACGCCAACGCGTTTTGGCCGCACGCGAAAAGCAACTATCGCGACAGAGTAAACTCAATGCTCATCTGGGTAATGACGAGATGAAAATCTGGTGTCAACTGCGTGAAGATGATGCTATCTGGCTGGAAGAGACTTTAACGCAGCTAGGGCTTTCAATTCGCGCCTGGCAACGCCTGCTTAAAGTTTCCCGAACCATTGCCGATATCGAGGGTGTCGATCGCATTCAACGCCATCATCTACAGGAGGCTCTCGGTTATCGGGCAATTGACAGAATGCTGAGCCATCTACAAAAAATGATGGCGTAA
- the ilvL gene encoding ilv operon leader peptide, with protein sequence MTALLRVISLVVISVVVIIIPPCGAALGRGKA encoded by the coding sequence ATGACAGCCCTTCTACGAGTGATTAGCCTGGTCGTGATTAGCGTGGTGGTGATTATTATCCCACCGTGCGGGGCTGCACTTGGACGAGGAAAGGCTTAA